From one Bacillus sp. FJAT-42376 genomic stretch:
- a CDS encoding SGNH/GDSL hydrolase family protein: MKSVKLIAAVSLAAGIVWIGGLGYTMNSQFFQQPAPPPKTDPKEVNSKPVKQKDEYLVVGLGDSLTRGIGDGDGKGYVGYLMDHLRSKSKEKVQLSNLAISGLKSPGLEKQLKQPEIQRQVSEADAIVMTIGGNDLFAGGQVMNNLSSESVEQTRTAFLNRLGGIFKQIRTINPDATIFYVGLYNPFNDLSSGSMTSSIVRDWNYYTAKEAAKYKKTIVVPTFDLFEQNVNDYLYSDKFHPNSEGYKLIGERLSSLMMFSEEGKTK; the protein is encoded by the coding sequence ATGAAAAGTGTAAAACTGATAGCAGCCGTTTCATTGGCCGCAGGCATCGTATGGATAGGCGGTTTAGGATACACGATGAACAGCCAGTTTTTTCAGCAGCCTGCACCTCCCCCTAAAACAGATCCAAAAGAAGTGAATTCAAAGCCCGTTAAACAGAAGGATGAATACCTCGTGGTCGGCCTCGGCGATTCTCTGACCCGCGGAATCGGTGACGGAGACGGAAAAGGGTATGTCGGCTATTTAATGGATCATCTCAGAAGCAAGTCAAAAGAGAAGGTCCAGCTTTCGAACCTGGCGATCAGCGGCCTTAAATCACCCGGGCTCGAAAAGCAGCTTAAGCAGCCTGAAATTCAGCGTCAAGTCAGCGAAGCCGATGCCATCGTGATGACAATCGGGGGAAATGACTTATTCGCGGGCGGACAAGTCATGAATAACCTGTCCAGCGAATCGGTTGAGCAAACAAGAACGGCTTTCCTGAACCGGCTTGGCGGAATCTTTAAGCAAATCCGCACGATCAATCCGGATGCGACCATCTTTTATGTTGGCCTGTATAATCCGTTCAATGATCTTTCAAGCGGCTCCATGACCTCGTCCATTGTGAGAGACTGGAATTATTACACCGCAAAAGAAGCAGCAAAGTATAAGAAAACGATTGTCGTTCCTACCTTTGATCTGTTTGAACAGAATGTGAATGACTACCTATACAGCGATAAATTCCACCCGAACAGCGAGGGATATAAATTAATAGGAGAGCGGCTGTCCTCCCTTATGATGTTCAGCGAGGAGGGGAAGACAAAATGA
- a CDS encoding ABC transporter ATP-binding protein, with protein MTENVTLSVTGLKKRIKKKEIIKGLSFELQKGEVFGFLGPNGAGKTTTIRMLVGLIKPTSGRISICGYDLEKHYTKAIRNIGCIVENPELYPYLSGRENLEYFKRMIPGVTMERIEEVVHLVRLEHRIDDRVSTYSLGMRQRLGIAQALLSSPKVLILDEPTNGLDPMGIREMREFIRFLAEKEGLTVLVSSHLLSEIQLMCDRVAIMSKGKVLRIDTVSALLTEKERVIWHAAPLSKAKELLAQETAILAEKDGTIITANDEAQIARWNEKLIREGVSVKGIEVKLPTLEDLFIELTEGETID; from the coding sequence ATGACAGAGAACGTGACGCTCTCGGTAACGGGTCTGAAGAAACGGATCAAAAAGAAGGAAATCATCAAGGGTTTGAGCTTTGAGCTGCAAAAAGGAGAAGTATTCGGATTTTTAGGACCGAATGGAGCTGGTAAAACAACGACGATCCGCATGCTGGTCGGCTTGATTAAACCGACATCCGGAAGGATTTCCATCTGCGGATATGATTTGGAGAAGCATTATACGAAGGCGATCCGGAATATCGGCTGCATTGTCGAGAATCCAGAGCTCTATCCTTATTTGAGCGGACGTGAAAATCTTGAGTATTTTAAACGGATGATTCCGGGTGTGACGATGGAGCGGATTGAAGAAGTGGTTCACCTCGTCCGGCTCGAGCACCGCATTGATGACCGGGTCAGCACGTATTCACTCGGGATGAGGCAAAGGCTCGGAATTGCCCAGGCGCTCCTAAGCAGTCCGAAAGTGCTCATTTTGGATGAGCCGACAAACGGGCTTGATCCGATGGGAATCCGGGAAATGCGCGAGTTTATCCGTTTCCTTGCTGAAAAAGAAGGATTGACCGTCCTTGTTTCTTCCCATTTGCTCAGTGAAATTCAATTGATGTGCGATAGGGTTGCCATTATGTCGAAGGGCAAGGTCCTCCGCATCGACACCGTGTCAGCCCTGCTGACAGAAAAAGAGCGGGTGATCTGGCATGCCGCCCCTCTTTCAAAAGCGAAGGAGCTGCTGGCGCAGGAAACCGCGATTCTTGCAGAGAAAGACGGGACGATTATAACGGCTAACGACGAAGCGCAAATCGCCCGCTGGAATGAAAAGCTTATTCGCGAAGGCGTGAGCGTGAAGGGAATCGAAGTGAAGCTCCCGACACTGGAAGACCTGTTCATTGAGCTGACAGAAGGTGAAACCATTGATTAA
- a CDS encoding ABC transporter permease encodes MINLIYNEMIKIVRKKRLFIIMGIIAVLAALFTYAQVKKHEEAVKQAGTEDWRTQVQQEIINTQNRLSSGGISGEWKEFLQIRVKQQQYYLDHDINPTAPGAPTFMKTFAENSIDLLLPLMVMVIASDLVSSEHTNGTIKLLLTRPIKRWKILLSKYLTLLLAISFIVLSVGVLTYLVSGTALGYGGWNLPVLTGFTVNGGQLDTSQVQMMSLWQYILMDFGLVWFVAVIVGTLTFALSSLMKSTASVMGVMLASLIAGAILANMVSAWDSAKYLFMVNLRLTDYISGMAPPINGMTLGFSMTVLTIWAAVALAVSFFFFTRKDVY; translated from the coding sequence TTGATTAATCTCATATATAACGAAATGATTAAAATCGTCCGCAAAAAAAGACTGTTCATCATTATGGGGATCATTGCAGTCCTTGCCGCCCTGTTTACCTATGCGCAAGTCAAAAAACATGAGGAAGCAGTGAAGCAAGCGGGAACTGAGGACTGGCGCACCCAGGTGCAGCAGGAAATCATCAATACCCAAAACAGGCTGAGCTCAGGCGGCATTTCGGGCGAGTGGAAAGAATTTTTGCAAATCCGGGTCAAACAGCAGCAATATTACCTCGACCATGATATCAATCCAACAGCGCCAGGTGCGCCGACATTCATGAAAACCTTCGCAGAAAATTCAATTGATCTGCTTCTGCCGCTCATGGTCATGGTCATCGCGAGTGACCTTGTTTCATCCGAGCATACAAACGGGACCATCAAGCTGCTGCTGACGAGGCCAATCAAAAGGTGGAAAATCCTTTTAAGCAAATATTTGACGCTTCTATTAGCCATCTCTTTCATTGTCCTGTCCGTCGGAGTGCTGACGTATCTTGTTTCGGGTACCGCCTTAGGCTATGGGGGATGGAATCTGCCTGTTCTGACCGGATTTACCGTGAACGGCGGGCAGCTTGATACAAGCCAGGTCCAGATGATGAGCCTGTGGCAGTACATCCTGATGGACTTTGGACTCGTCTGGTTCGTCGCGGTAATTGTCGGCACGCTCACATTTGCCCTTTCGTCCCTGATGAAAAGCACCGCCTCCGTTATGGGCGTCATGCTTGCCTCCCTTATAGCGGGAGCCATCCTCGCAAACATGGTTTCTGCATGGGACTCTGCGAAATATCTCTTTATGGTAAATTTAAGGCTGACGGACTACATCAGCGGCATGGCACCGCCGATAAACGGCATGACGCTCGGCTTCTCCATGACCGTCCTGACCATCTGGGCCGCTGTCGCTCTGGCCGTTTCGTTTTTCTTTTTTACGAGGAAGGATGTTTATTAA
- a CDS encoding histidine kinase, which produces MLFERLTETKDYWVNTICEGLDDKADLIWSEVEAEYEILQKKLTSLEEREAYQKVVDEVIKGVMHSILVMIDGGDELADRILLDLIERDSRKSLSIQTALHEKFFGYLLDKEIE; this is translated from the coding sequence TTGTTATTTGAGCGACTGACAGAAACAAAAGATTATTGGGTTAACACTATATGTGAAGGTTTAGATGATAAAGCAGACTTAATATGGTCTGAAGTAGAAGCGGAGTACGAAATACTCCAGAAAAAACTTACAAGTCTGGAAGAAAGAGAAGCATATCAAAAAGTAGTGGATGAAGTTATTAAAGGTGTCATGCATTCGATTTTAGTAATGATTGATGGTGGAGACGAATTAGCTGATCGTATATTGTTAGACTTGATAGAACGTGACTCACGTAAGTCTCTCTCAATACAAACAGCTTTACACGAAAAGTTTTTTGGTTATTTGCTAGATAAAGAAATTGAGTGA